TTGCATGATAATCAAATCAGCTAGATCAAACGCTTCAGCAAAACCTTTAAATAATCTTTTTGTACGATTATGTTGATGGGGTTGAAACACAATTACGATGCGTCGATTTGGATACCACTCTTTAGTGGCTTTTAACGTACTAGTCAGTGCCGTAGGATGATGAGCATAATCTGAAATGACATCGGCTCCCCGATATTGCCCAACTAATTCAAACCGCCGCCAGGTACCGGTGAATTGATCTAACCCAGCTTGAATGGTTTTAGCATCAATCCCCAAATGTCGAGCATAAGCAATGACAGCTAGAGCATTGTAGATATTAAAATCCCCCGGCACGTGAATGGTATAATGTGCTCCATCAACCGAAAAGGTTTGTTGGTGACCAGATTTGGTAATATCTTTAGCCATATAATCGGCTGACTCTTTGATACCAAATGATACTACTGTGCCATCGAAACCTAACTCTTTACTTTCAGAATCATCGGCGTTACGCACATACACACCGTCACTAGGTAGTTTATCCAGATAACTTTGAAAGGTGGCTTGAATATGATCGAGATCGCGATAATAATCCAAATGATCTTCTTCAATATTTGTAATGATGATGGCATTCGGACTTAACTCCAACATGTGCGCCCGATATTCACACGCTTCCACCACAATCGTGCCATGATCTTTACCCACGCGCACATTGCTCCCTAAAGATTTTATTGTACTACCCACAATCGCAGTGGGATCGTAACCCGCGGCCGTTAAAACTAGTGTCAGTAAAGCCGTTGTGGTGGTTTTACCGTGTGTGCCAGACACAGTCACACGATGATTATAGGCTGACATTAAATCTCCCACGGCTGCAAAATAAGTTTGAGTTTTATGTTCCAATTTCTTTTCAATGATTATAGCTCGTTCTGGATTAGTGGTTGGCACTGCATCAGAATAAATGTATAAGTCTGCATCTAACGGCACATGATCAGCTGATTGAGGAATAAGCACTGTAATTCCTTCGGCCTTTAAACCATCTATCACGGCACCGCCGGCACCATCGGAACCAGACACGGATTTACCGAGTTGATGGGTGATGCGCGCCAAACCAGATACGCCGGCTCCACCGATGCCAATATAATAGATTTTTTTCGCTTGATTGATTTTCATAGTCCTCCTCTATTCTATAGTAGTGGCAGTATTTTGCCAATCAAATAGAGTGAACCAGTAACGATACCAACATCCTGTTTGGTTAATTTTTTCTTGAAGTATTTAAACGCAGCGGTTGAATCGGTTAATTTTTTGATCTTAATAGTTTTATCCAATTTTTTTACGGCTTTTTCTAATTGCGTTAAAGAATAACTATTGGGAAAAGTAGTGAGAATTATTTCATCAACTAATGATAATAATGGTTTTAATGTATTGATTAGATCTTTGGTTGATTTAATACTACATAAACAAATAACGGTTTTATCTTTTAATGGTACTAGTTGTTTTAATGAGTGCGTAAACGCCGACATTTTTTGTGGATTATGTGCACCGTCTAAAATAATTAATGGTTTACGATTAACTACTTCAAACCGCCCACGTGACTGCACGGTTTTTAGACCATAACGAATGGCGGCACTACCGATACCCAAACGTTGCACGGCTTCAATGGCTAAAATGGCATTGCGAATTTGATAGTGACCAACCCAATTAAGCTGCACATCCTTTAAATGTTTATAATCAAACACACTACCGGTTAAATCAGCTTGTTTAAGTTTGAATTTTGATAAATCAATGTAGGTGCCACGTTTAATAAACGTTGAACCAGTTAGGCCAATACACCCAGGTTTAATAATGTCTTGTTTATCACGAGCAATGATTTGTTTTGTCTTACCTAATATGTCCATGTGATCCAAACCAATATCAGTCACTATGGCCACAGTGGGTTGTACTATATTGGTGGCATCGAATTTTCCACCGATCCCAACTTCGATCACAGCGTAATCCACCTGACGATCGGCAAAATATGACAACGCTGCTAAGGTATATTGTTCAAACTCAGTTAAATTAACATCGACTGGCGGTACTAGTTTACGAATCGGTTTACCATTTACCGTGATGCGTTCTGTCTCCGTCACCAAGGCCGGTGAAGTAAACAATCCCACATTATAGCCCGCTGCTTGTAAAATACTCGCAATCATGGCACAGGTGGAACCTTTGCCTGATGTCCCACCGACATGAATCACTTTATATTTACGCTCCGGATGCCCAAACCGTTCGACAGCGGCTTGCATGCGCTCGAGTTGATAATTAACGGTGAGTTGGTTATCCATATCTAGAAATCAACTGAACCAACCGTTGCTTCGCTCCGTTTGGTAGCACAGCAATAATATTTTTTCCTAA
The genomic region above belongs to Patescibacteria group bacterium and contains:
- the murC gene encoding UDP-N-acetylmuramate--L-alanine ligase, with the protein product MKINQAKKIYYIGIGGAGVSGLARITHQLGKSVSGSDGAGGAVIDGLKAEGITVLIPQSADHVPLDADLYIYSDAVPTTNPERAIIIEKKLEHKTQTYFAAVGDLMSAYNHRVTVSGTHGKTTTTALLTLVLTAAGYDPTAIVGSTIKSLGSNVRVGKDHGTIVVEACEYRAHMLELSPNAIIITNIEEDHLDYYRDLDHIQATFQSYLDKLPSDGVYVRNADDSESKELGFDGTVVSFGIKESADYMAKDITKSGHQQTFSVDGAHYTIHVPGDFNIYNALAVIAYARHLGIDAKTIQAGLDQFTGTWRRFELVGQYRGADVISDYAHHPTALTSTLKATKEWYPNRRIVIVFQPHQHNRTKRLFKGFAEAFDLADLIIMQEIYDVAGREASSDQAVSSHDLVTAIEQRGKMVLYSKDNLATEHLLAEHVEAKDVVLIVGAGDVYEVADTLCKTTSA
- a CDS encoding folylpolyglutamate synthase/dihydrofolate synthase family protein, which produces MDNQLTVNYQLERMQAAVERFGHPERKYKVIHVGGTSGKGSTCAMIASILQAAGYNVGLFTSPALVTETERITVNGKPIRKLVPPVDVNLTEFEQYTLAALSYFADRQVDYAVIEVGIGGKFDATNIVQPTVAIVTDIGLDHMDILGKTKQIIARDKQDIIKPGCIGLTGSTFIKRGTYIDLSKFKLKQADLTGSVFDYKHLKDVQLNWVGHYQIRNAILAIEAVQRLGIGSAAIRYGLKTVQSRGRFEVVNRKPLIILDGAHNPQKMSAFTHSLKQLVPLKDKTVICLCSIKSTKDLINTLKPLLSLVDEIILTTFPNSYSLTQLEKAVKKLDKTIKIKKLTDSTAAFKYFKKKLTKQDVGIVTGSLYLIGKILPLL